From Estrella lausannensis, one genomic window encodes:
- a CDS encoding CPBP family intramembrane glutamic endopeptidase, with the protein MGAITRTDKDIIYIDSTYQPNHPPAAESEGTITEIKTEKAWHSWALSAAAAAGTCALSYLDFYVSSKIERIASQKLGICLGNFVSKSGIEKFAEIMTPLIKTNKKIVEFIGDDPIGKSMFSGALEEIEFRWFVQGVLLKRIPAKILKVISPGLEKWIDSIPAKITRIAAVALLFGFAHLGNLDCKQGGAISPLIGGVLYGTLYETAENPLILCMNMHMLYNLYCELS; encoded by the coding sequence ATGGGTGCCATCACACGGACGGATAAAGATATTATTTACATCGATTCAACCTACCAGCCAAACCACCCCCCTGCCGCTGAAAGCGAGGGCACTATCACCGAGATAAAAACAGAAAAAGCGTGGCACTCCTGGGCCCTTTCAGCTGCAGCGGCCGCTGGAACATGCGCTTTATCCTACCTGGATTTTTATGTGTCGTCGAAAATCGAGCGGATCGCTTCCCAGAAGTTAGGCATTTGCCTCGGCAATTTCGTTTCAAAATCGGGTATCGAGAAATTCGCCGAGATCATGACCCCCTTGATAAAGACAAACAAGAAAATCGTGGAATTCATCGGAGACGACCCTATCGGAAAGTCCATGTTCTCCGGGGCACTGGAGGAGATCGAGTTTCGCTGGTTTGTCCAGGGTGTTTTACTAAAGCGCATTCCGGCCAAGATCCTTAAAGTCATTTCGCCCGGTCTCGAGAAGTGGATCGACTCGATCCCGGCCAAAATAACAAGAATCGCCGCAGTTGCCTTGCTGTTTGGCTTTGCGCATTTAGGCAACCTGGATTGCAAACAGGGAGGAGCGATATCGCCTCTCATCGGCGGGGTGCTCTATGGAACCCTTTATGAGACGGCGGAGAACCCCCTTATTCTCTGCATGAACATGCATATGCTCTACAATTTATACTGTGAGCTCTCTTAA
- a CDS encoding dicarboxylate/amino acid:cation symporter: protein MALALAAGVLTGPKATILGILYVDIFGFIGQLFLNALTLVVVPLVAASIITGTAKMSGDHSFGSLGAKTFSLFIGTVTAAVIIGWIVAMMISPGQFLDAGMEPLGQGVQQAVIDLDEKGAFSTLQAIFFKLIPSNILAVASQGQMLGLIFFTLLFGFFLPKIEKGPGEIVLGFWKGLFQVMMCMTHVVMQALPYGVFGLVAKVVATTGTEAIKSIGAFFGTVLVGLAVYSFLFLPVLLSFVGRVNPLRHFKAMGPALLAAFSTSSSAATLPITIECVEKRAGVSNRITSFTLPLATTLNLSGTALYVCVASFFICQAYGVELTFGLQMLVIIMSVLTSFGMAGIPSASLVAIVMILNSAGLPGDGVALILAVERILDMFRTVVNVLGNTCSAVIVARSEGERHVLSH, encoded by the coding sequence ATGGCCTTGGCCTTGGCTGCCGGCGTGCTCACAGGACCCAAAGCGACTATCCTTGGAATACTCTATGTGGACATTTTCGGGTTCATCGGGCAGCTCTTTTTGAATGCTTTGACATTAGTCGTCGTGCCTCTTGTCGCTGCATCGATCATTACCGGCACCGCCAAAATGAGCGGAGACCACTCCTTCGGGTCCCTTGGAGCTAAAACTTTCTCGCTTTTCATCGGCACAGTCACTGCAGCTGTCATCATAGGTTGGATTGTCGCCATGATGATTTCCCCCGGACAATTCCTTGATGCCGGCATGGAGCCTTTGGGTCAGGGAGTGCAACAGGCAGTGATTGATCTGGATGAGAAAGGGGCTTTCTCTACACTGCAGGCTATATTCTTTAAATTAATCCCGTCCAACATATTGGCTGTAGCCTCTCAGGGACAGATGCTCGGGCTTATTTTCTTCACCCTCCTGTTTGGTTTTTTTCTCCCTAAAATCGAAAAGGGGCCCGGAGAAATCGTTCTGGGGTTTTGGAAGGGGCTATTTCAGGTGATGATGTGCATGACTCATGTCGTGATGCAGGCTTTGCCCTATGGCGTTTTTGGCCTTGTCGCGAAAGTGGTTGCCACAACGGGGACGGAGGCAATCAAATCCATCGGCGCATTTTTTGGAACGGTCCTTGTCGGGCTTGCGGTCTATTCTTTCTTGTTTCTACCGGTTCTACTTAGCTTCGTAGGGAGGGTCAACCCCTTGAGGCATTTTAAAGCGATGGGACCGGCGCTCCTTGCCGCATTTTCAACCAGTTCGTCCGCTGCAACGCTGCCGATCACGATCGAGTGCGTAGAAAAAAGGGCAGGGGTCTCCAACAGGATCACCAGTTTCACGCTCCCGCTTGCGACGACTCTCAACTTGTCCGGAACAGCTCTTTATGTATGCGTCGCGTCGTTTTTTATCTGTCAGGCCTATGGAGTGGAGTTAACCTTCGGTCTGCAGATGCTTGTCATTATCATGTCCGTTTTGACCTCTTTCGGCATGGCGGGCATCCCATCGGCCAGCTTGGTGGCCATCGTCATGATACTTAACTCAGCCGGCCTTCCAGGGGATGGCGTGGCTCTGATTTTAGCGGTCGAGAGGATACTCGACATGTTCAGAACGGTGGTCAACGTCCTTGGAAACACATGCTCTGCGGTGATTGTCGCGAGGAGCGAAGGAGAACGTCATGTCCTCTCCCACTAA
- the mnmA gene encoding tRNA 2-thiouridine(34) synthase MnmA: MSSPTKGRVVVGLSGGVDSSVSAYLLKKEGYEVIGLYMKNWVEEDESGVCRSAEDFEDVVRISDQIGIPYHVANFAKNYQDSVFESFLEDLKNGLTPNPDILCNREIKFKVLLAKAEELGAGFLATGHYARLIDEEGFRYLAKGLDPGKDQSYFLSAVDYRAFAKVLFPVGHLPKAEVRKIAEEAGLATARKKDSTGICFIGKRKFKPFVSKYLAYSKGTMISPEGKIMGEHQGIAYYTIGQRHGLGIGGEGEAWFVVGKNPENNQLIVAQGSEHPALFADTLTAEGANWITPEGCPTLPFACHAKIRYRQNDQECIIEKMEEGKLTVRFKRPQRAITPRQSIVFYQGDKCLGGAFIEKAGPSYFEMRKPVRAL, encoded by the coding sequence ATGTCCTCTCCCACTAAAGGACGCGTGGTCGTCGGCCTGAGCGGAGGCGTTGACTCTTCGGTTTCGGCATATCTTCTGAAGAAAGAAGGGTACGAGGTGATCGGCCTCTACATGAAAAACTGGGTCGAAGAGGATGAATCGGGTGTTTGCCGGTCGGCTGAAGATTTCGAGGATGTGGTTCGCATCTCCGATCAGATAGGAATACCCTATCATGTCGCCAACTTCGCAAAAAACTATCAAGACTCTGTGTTCGAGAGTTTTTTAGAAGACTTGAAAAACGGGCTGACTCCTAATCCCGATATCTTGTGCAACCGGGAGATCAAATTCAAGGTGCTGCTCGCTAAAGCCGAAGAGCTGGGAGCCGGTTTCTTAGCGACCGGTCACTACGCCAGGTTGATTGACGAGGAGGGTTTCCGCTATTTGGCCAAGGGCCTCGATCCCGGCAAAGATCAAAGTTACTTTCTCTCTGCGGTTGATTACAGGGCATTCGCCAAGGTGCTGTTTCCGGTTGGGCACTTGCCGAAGGCAGAGGTGCGCAAGATAGCCGAAGAGGCAGGCCTTGCCACAGCCCGCAAAAAAGACTCGACCGGGATTTGCTTTATCGGAAAGCGCAAGTTCAAGCCTTTTGTCTCCAAGTACCTCGCCTATTCCAAGGGAACCATGATCAGTCCGGAAGGAAAAATCATGGGTGAGCACCAGGGGATTGCCTACTACACGATCGGTCAACGACATGGCCTCGGCATCGGCGGCGAAGGAGAGGCATGGTTCGTTGTCGGGAAAAATCCCGAGAACAATCAACTGATTGTTGCGCAGGGAAGCGAGCACCCGGCCCTATTTGCCGATACTCTGACAGCCGAGGGTGCCAACTGGATCACCCCCGAGGGGTGCCCGACGCTGCCTTTCGCCTGCCATGCCAAGATCCGCTACCGGCAAAATGACCAGGAGTGCATCATTGAAAAAATGGAAGAGGGCAAGCTGACAGTTAGGTTCAAAAGACCTCAGCGCGCCATCACACCCAGGCAGTCGATTGTTTTCTATCAGGGGGATAAGTGCTTGGGAGGAGCTTTCATCGAAAAAGCCGGACCCAGCTATTTTGAGATGCGGAAGCCGGTTCGTGCTCTTTAA